The stretch of DNA CACACTTCCTCAGTATGAAAATGAACCCAACCACAGCCTTATATATAGAGTAGCATTCACCGTGAACTCCAATCACGTACTGCCACGTGTCAGGATGCCCCTGCGTGCTGACTCAGCACGCCCCCACTTGATGCCCTCGTGTACCAATCAAGCTTGGCCATGTCCCCATGACGCCCCCACGTGATGCCACGTCAGCATCACGCCCCCACGTGCTTGGTCAGCACGCCTCCACGTATTGCCTGCGTGGACCATTCAAGCTTCTCCACGTGCTAGGTCAGCACGCCCCCACGTAATGCCACGTGTCCCGCTAAGGCTGCGCCACGTCATCGCGCCTCCCACTTGTCGCACGCAACACGCTCCTGTGTTTTGAGCTTGCATCCATCATTGGGTGAAACACACCATTACTCCATTTCTGGCTAAAACACCCCTTTCCTTCCCATATTGAAATTCTTGAGCCTCAATTTGTAAATAGTTGTAATTGTTGGAGTAAGGGATCTGTGACCTTATATTATCTAATGTAGATAAATATTAGAGATTACTTTTTTTTGTGTGAagagtaaaatttttattaaattaaaaaaatattatttttgtttctaatgattgatataaattctaaaattatttttaatttagcaacaagacaaataataatatgtaaatatataattgttttgagaattttaaaatatataaattttaaatttattttataaatttaattttaatatattaatagtataaaatattttatatcgtcgtctaattatattatttttaaataataatctacataataaatataaaaaatatttatttttattaaaacatgTTAAATGTGTAAAATTCCTAAATTTAATCATTCCCATAAATAACAAACAAGAAGGAGTAATAAATTTGCTTTACATTTATCCTCAAATTTGTACTCACTTGTTAAACCACCtctttttaatctttaaaaaccgaaaacagagaaaaaaaacatgatatttatataattatatatattattcatttttataatattgacgataaattattaaatttatttactgttttattttatttttgtatcaaCATTTTAAatactcaaaataaaaatatcaaaaaagtCCTACTACAGAGTCAATagactatttgtacaatgtgtacaatgggctattgagttacaaaataaaCATCATCCATACTATTTTGAATAACCATCTGAGTACTAGAAATAATAAACATTTTCTCAAAAGCTTAAGCTGATTTTGGGATTCACCAAGGATCGAATTTTTGACTTTTCGAATCTAgagctctaataccatgtcatgataccactcatcctaAAAACTTCACCtaatagaaaaagataacactaatggttatatctctaatactctccAAACCtccattatatatattgtacaaatattttattacttttccaAAAAAACAcgaaaataatatagataatttTACAGACAAAAATAGGAACACAATGGGGCCCACGGCCCACATCTCTTGATCCTTTCCCAGTTTTTTTCCGTCTTTCTTTTCCCATGCAAAATAACACCAAACCCACTTCGCCCATCTTCTCATTTCTCCTTGATATTCACccagtcaaaaaaaaaaaagtaaaaaattctaCTCTTGTTCTTCCTCCGACCACACTAACCAACAAATTAACCAGTTATAGTTACTCATAATGTAATGCTTCCTTTCAGTTTCATGACCACCTTCCTCCTCTTGTTCTTTTGTTCACAACCAGCTCTCTAACTAAACCATGAAGGCCTCCTTCTACTCCAATTCAAGAACCACCTAACCGACCTTGACAACTCACTCTCTTCATGGAACCCTTCAGACACAAGTCACACAACCCCGTGCCATTGGTGGGGTGTCACGTGCCGCAACGCCACCACAACTCCTGTAACCATCACCGTCACTCCCCTCTGCACTCTCAACGGCTCACTCCTAGCCATCCCCCTCTGCCCGCACTCACCACCCTCTCCATCCCCGGCAACTTCATCTCCGACACCATTCCTCAATCCCTCTCTGCCTGCCGCCGTCTCCGACACCTCGACCTCTCCCAAAACACTCTCGTTGGAACCATTCCTTCCTCACCGCCCTCCGCCACCTCGACCTCTCCTTCAACAACCTCTCCAGCGACATTCTCGCTCAACCCAGCCACACTCTTCACCGCCTCGTGTTACTTGACTTAGTCAACAACTTCCTCAGCGGACCATTCCCGAACTCGTTAACTAACATGACGTCACTCAAGGTCCTTCATTTAGCATACAACTCCTTTGCGCCGAGTCAGCTCCCAAGTCAACTCAACTCGCCAACCTCAAAGAACTCTGGCACTCGGGTTGCAACCTCATAGGTCCAATCCCGAATTCCATTGGAAACCTCACGCGCCTCGAGAATCTCGACCTCTCAAAGAACAAATTCACCGGAGAGATACCAGAATCGTTATCGGGGTTGAATAGCGTGTTCCAGATTGAATTATATGAAAACGCGCTCACCGGCGCGTTGCCGAGGGGTTTGTTTAGAAACGAACTCGTTGGGAGCTTGCCGAGTGAACTCGGTAGTAACTCGCTGTTACAGATCATCGACGTCTCTTTTAACCGTTTTTCCGGCGAGTTGCCGGCGGGTTTGTGCCGGTGGGGAAAGTTGGAGGAGTTGCTCATGTTGTTAAATTCTTTTTCCTGGAAAATTCCGGAGAGCCTCGGAAATTGCACGAGCCTGAGGAGGGTTAGAATTGGGAAGAATAACTTGTCTGGAAAGGTACATGATGCACTTTGGGGTTTGCCTCATTTGCATTTAATCGAGCTTAATTCTAATTCATTATCTGGTTCAGTTTCAAATTTGGTATCCCTTGCTTATAATCTGTCTGATTTGAGGATTTCGGATAACCAGTTGGGTTGATCCTGATGAAATTGGATCAAAAAAATAACCTTTTGGAGTTTCATGGTGGTAATAATAAGCTTTCTGGTAGAATCCGTGATAGCATGGCCAAATTGATCCAGTTGGGTACTTTTGATTTGAGCTATAATGAAATGTCTGGTGAAATTCTGGGTTGGATTGGCGGTTTGAATATACTCAATGAGCTTAATTTGGCACATAATAGGTTTAGTAGCACAATTCCAAAGGAATTAGGAAGGTTGTCTGAGCTTACTGTCCTTGATCTTTCTAGTAACCAGTTTTTTGTGAGATTCCTCTAGAGCTGGAGAATCTGAAGCTCAATAAGTTTAATTTGTCATACAATTCTGGGATGTTCTGCCTCATTATGCCACTAAGAATTATGAAAtatgttttgtaggaaaccctGAGCTATGTGTTAAAGGATTTGGGAAATGTCATAGCTCAAGGGGGAGAAAGTACCGGAGGTATGTGTGGATTTTCAGGTCCATATTTGCAGTTGCTGGAATCTTGTTCATCCTTGGGGTGGCTGTGTTTTATGTGAGATACAGGAACTTAAGAAACAAGAAGAGAAGTTTAAATGTTTCAAAGTGGAGGTTGTTTCATAAGTTGCGCTTTGATGAGTTTGAGATTGTTAAATTGATGAGTGAAGACAATGTGATAGGGAGTGGATCATCTGGGAAGGTTTACAAGGTTGTTCTAAGCAGTGGTGCTGTTGTAGCTGTCAAGAAATTATGGAGAGAAACCAAGAATGGTATCGGGATTGTTGGTTCTGAAAAAGATGATTTGATGTTGAAGTTGGAACACTAGGAAAAATAAGGCACAAAAATATAGTAAGGTTGTGGTGTTGCTGGAACAGTGGTGACAGCAGGCTCCTGGTTTATGAATATATGCCGAATGGGAACTTGACCGATATGTCGAAGAGTAACAAGAAAAGCTTGTTGGATTGGCCAACAAGGTACAAGATTGCAATTGATGCTGCTGAGGGGCTTTCTTATATGCATCATGGTATTGTGCCATCCATTGTTCATCGGGATGTAAAATCGAGCAACATATTGCTCGACAGCGAGTTTGGAGCAAAAGTGGCTGATTTTGGAGTTGCCAAAATTGTTAATGGAACTAGCCAAGGGGCAGAGTCCATGTCTGTAATTGCAGGCTCTTATGGTTACATCGCACCAGGTTGGTGAATTTCGGTTGACAattgattaattatatatttacttaGTCAGTATTTTGGAGTCCTTTTTTTGTTGTGTTAATTCATGCTATATTCTAAAATATCAAATCAGAGTAAATATATGAGCCTGTCAAAATTTGTATTTGTGCTCTGTTTGTCTTTGTTTATATGACAATGTTTCATAACGCTGAACTATAAAGAAATTTGATGTGTTTCATAAGCAACTCGTGTGGAATTATTATGGGTGACACAGTATATTGTTTTATTTaccttttcatgatttctgtTATTTGCAAGCCGTGAAAAGAAATAGCTAATGAGCATTTATCAACAAAATGTGTTGAGTTTTTACTCATTAACCAGATAGCAGAGCTACATAGTAAAAAAATTGACTTCTGTCTCCAACTTTTGTTTTGTCCTGTGCAGAATATGCATATACTCTTCGGTTGAACGAAAAGAGTGATATTTACAGCTTTGGTGTTGTCATTTTGGAGTTAGTAACCGAAAGACCTCCTAATCATGCAGATTATGGGAAAAATGATCTGGTAAAATGGGTCTCATCCTTGTTGGAACAGAAAGGAATGGATCATGTGATTGATCCTGCCCTTGATTCAACATACAGGGAGGAAATCAGCAAGGTACTTAGTGTGAGGTTTCTCTGCACAAACGTTCTCCCTATAAACCGCTCTGCAATGTGGTGGGTGGTGAAAATGCTTCGGGAAGCAGCAACGGTTCCCAGATCCCGAAGCGTGAGGGAGGTAACACACTCCCCTTATTTTTCTTATCGTGAAAGAAGCATAGTTCGAGAACTTGTAAATATTTTGCATAGCTCCATCGGATGGAACCCTCCTATGAATGTCCCTACTCCCTACTCACTGTAGTCGCACATCGAcagataaaagaaaagcatagtcaTTATAACCTTCTCCCCGTGTCTCTTTGTTCGCCGAGTTGTGTAACGCCAGCTTGTGACCCAAGTGGGGGCAATTAAGGTGATGGAACAAGTGCTCTGGCCTGCTAGGTTGGGTTTGCAAGGGCTAATTGTCGGCCTGCCCACTCCAAGTTGAGAGTTGGGCCCGGTAGTCTGGGCGAAGGCCCAAGGCCCCTCGGCCCCTAGAATGGAGGGTAATGCGCGAGGCTGGCTTAACAGAGCAGCGACCACTTCCTGCTCCCAACAGTGGAGGGATCACAGGCCACTGTTCTTCTGGCCCAATATAGCCTGGTAGGCCTAGCATCCTGGAccatcattttttataatttttatttctcaaCGTTAGGAGAAAAAAGAAAGCTGTTTTTTACTCGGTTTCCGATTTATTAAACACAATCTTTATTCTTTATACCTCGCGATCCCATTCTAGGAACATCATATACTTCATGCTGATGATTACTCTTTGTTATTTGCATGGAGCGATTAGATTGCTTTATCAATAAAGATGTCTCAGATGGAATTTGGGATCCTATTGCTATTTCTATAGGTGGGCCATATATCTCGTCTAATGTTCATTGATGATCTTCTCCTTTTCTGCAAGGCATCTAAGACTCAAGTCCTGATGATTATGGATGTGCTTAATAAGTTCAGTAAGGCGTTTGGTTTAAAGGTGAATGTTGAAAAGTCAAAGGTCTTTTACTCTAGGAGTGTTTCTACTAGGCGTCGGGAGATATTCACCGGTATCTCCTCTAATAGATTCACTCAAAATTTAGGGAAGTATTTAGGCGTTAATCTAAATCACCAGAGGGTCAATAAAGCTTCTTTTCATAATGTTTTGGATAAGATTCAATCTAGGTTGGCAGGATGGAAAGGAAAGCTTCTCAACAAGGCTGGAAGACATTGTTTTATAAAATCAACGACGACCTCTATTTGCACTTATCATATGCAGGTGATGTATTTTCCCGATTATGTTTGTGATAAAATCAACTCTATGATGCTGCAATTTTTATGGAAAGGTAACACTAATAGGCATGGTCTCAGTCTCATCAATTGAAGAATTGTTGTGACCCTAATGAAGTTTGGCGGGTTAGGGGTTAGAGATGCCCGTTGTGTGAATGTTGCTCTTCTTGAGAAGTTGATCTGGCATCTTTTGAATTGTCCTGACAAGTTGTGGGTTCTGATTATGTTGTTTAAATATCACTCTACCAACTCGTTTTAGAATACTTTCTATTATACAAAATCCTCTGTTGTTTGGCGTAGTATTCAGAAAACTGTGGATTCAGGATGGCTATAATTGGTGCAGTGGCCAGATGGATCAATCCTTTTGGTTTGACAATTGGAGGCGGAATGACCTCTAGCGGTGTAGCTCCCTTTTGTCCACATTGTAAATACAGACTTcaggataaaaaatatttcaaaaagatGGTCATTGGAATTTTGATCTTTGCTATACCATTATTCCTAAGGCTATTAAAGTGGAATTGAATAGATTTACTCTTGATATCTAGAACGAACTTGAACCTCAATGGACTTCTGGGAAGAAGTTTGATTTGTAGCAGAATGAGAATTGATTATGGGTTTGGCAACTCAGAATTCCTGAAAATTcaagtttatggtttagttatGCCTATATGACGTATTGCCTACTACTGCCTCCTTTAGAGTTCGTAGATCCCTTACTGTTTTTGATACTTGCATTTGTTGTAATGGTGGGGTTGAAACTGTCCTTCATTGCTTGAGATATTGTCCGAAATCAAGAGGTGTGGAGAAGACTAGACTTTACCTCTGCAATTTTTCGGAATGATGCACCTTCAGACTTGGTTAAAGATAAATCTTAAGGAATCtgagattttattttcttctgcCCTTTGGGGGAGAGTAGAAATAATGACATTTTTAATCAAGATTGGAAGGCACCCCATGTAACACCTACAAGATTATTGTGATGTGAGTTTCTTTGAAGATAGCCGATTTGGTGGGTTTGCTTGTattatttaaagctttgaagGTATTTGGGAATGCTCTAGGACATCGTTGATGAATTCTGATCTTAGCGGTGCGTTTTTTTGCTACTTTTAGAGGTTTGATTTTGGCCTGAGATGCGGGATTTCGAAATATTATCTGCGAGTAGATGGATTTTCTAGAGACTCTGCTCATCCTTCGTGATGtgaatgctatgaatcatgCCAAGGATAAGAATCTTATTTGCAAGATTATTGAATTATTGGGAAGAAAATAGAAGATCAGAGAGTTGTTCCTATGCTGTGAACAGCAAGTTTAGTTATTGGCTATCTTGTTAGAACTACTGCAAGAAGAGGGATGTTCATTCAGAGTGGTTTGATCCACGTGAAGAGACCTTGCACCTAATCCAAAAGAATTTAGCTATTGTCTTGGCTTCTTAGATTTgttgtcttttcttttattgttttgtttctgtttttttttttttNNNNNNNNNNNNNNNNNNNNNNNNNNNNNNNNNNNNNNNNNNNNNNNNNNNNNNNCCTTATAGAAATTTTGTTATTCGATTACAAGAGTCAGTTCAATATGTTAGCTCTCCAATCAATAATATTCTCTTCACATTTAATTAAGGATACACTAagacaacaaaaaattaacaatattatatgatcaataaaatatatcatCTTTTATTAATACTTAACTAACACTCTAAACACTAAATACTAAattgtaaatttaaaattagctaatattgataaaaaaaaaaattttaccttctaacattaaaaaaaaaaaatcaacggTACACTTGttcattttctcaaacactttgAATAATAATCTCTACAATCTCAAATCAGATCACAGTTTCCTCACAGCAACGACTTTAATATGTGTCGTCCAACCACAATTATTCATGAGAAGTTGAGAACAAATTCTAATTGACAATCCCATAACAACAAATCGTGGCTGTAGTAGCTAGCCATTATGTTCGTTATAATTCTcccttattattttattatattctattcCCACCAAAACTACAGTAATTAGTCACTTTTCAACCAACTGTTAGCAAGAAAGCAGACCAAAGTCAACCTTCATCTTTGTTCTTCCAAGCGCATGCACAAGGCTACATGTGGCAAAATAAAGACAATTATTGATTTCATGCAAGATAAAGAACAACAATTCTGGACAAGAATCAGCTATAAGATAGGGCAAAATTCAACGGATGTAGATTGTAAGAATATATCATTAGGAATCCCTAGCTTGTTTTTGTGATCGTGTATATGCATGTATGTGTATTGTTGGAAAGAGTTCAACCCTTTGACCTCCCATGCCTATATATATGAAGCATACTGGTACAAGACACCATATAGAGGATCAAATAAGATAGAGCGTGTTGTATGCTCAAGAGTCTTGGATGAAGAGATAGAGAGAGTACATGTTGAGCCAAGGATGACTTGCCGGCTGGCATTGCATCTTCTGCAAAAGTAGGGGTGTGCTCTTTGTTAATGGTTGCCGGCGAGACATCCTTGCTCatatttactctttttctttcatacGAGACTCATGggttcattttctttttattttttatatttcattatttatgaaATAATGTTAGAAGTTAAAGGTAaggattaattattatatacttaACTGAAAAAGTTAGTTAGGTTAACTATTGAATATGTTTTAAGTGGGTTAGAAGAAGTTGaagttagttgtgcaaagtggttttggaaacAAACTTGTAAGGAGATAGTTATTTAGCGGTTAATTATTCACTGTTCACCTtagtttagtaaaaaaaaaaatattatatacacattaaaaattaatcactaataaAGTAGACATCATGTATTATATATCGATTATACTacgtgtacattaaaattaattgccAAAGTTAAtcaccagtataaaatacatgttaaaatataaatacacgttaaaaataaattaaacaacacacgtatgaataaaattaaaatacaaatatattaatgatTGATTTTAGTGTCTAAATTTAGtgtatgaataaaatttttgatatatatagtttaaataaataattatttattagattAATTAAATCTTTCAAATTCATAATAGAATCATCAAactttttttatagtaatataataaaattatacatcacataatatatatttatatatataatggctGATTGGTAACGAAATTTTATGCATAGCTAGCATGATTCTCATCACTTTGTACAATAATTCCATTCTTATTTCACCGATAATAATATCACAATTAACCGCTGCTTTACCAGATCTTACGAGGAAATAAAAGGTATACTGTACAtatatagaatgaaaggaaTATTTAGATATATGAAATGAGTAATGACGCATATGGAAATAAATTGGATTTTGGATATAGGCTTTTCCACTATACTAATTacaaatgaaattaaataaacagaTATAGTAATTAAGGCAGCTGGGAACAGGCTACTTAAGTGATCTAATTAAGACGTATATTCATCATACTGTATAAAATTATAAGGTGATTGTTTCAATTCCGCACGacagttaatataaaaggtgaACAAATACAAATTTGTTATGTAGATTATATTTATCGGATAATGCTAAAGGgacaaaaaaatagttaaaatttgtcttatttaataattattaattatcgcaatagttaataaatactaaataaggcaagttatgattgtttttggttaattttctttagttaccaaacatttttgtatttatctatatcaacatttattttttatttattttttaaaaaatattatcttattagatatacaaaaatattctcataaataattataaaaaaataaatatattcttataattatttttattaaataactaaataatctttttatttctataacaaaaaatactatttttaaatcaaaattaaaactaaaatcaaataatctaataatttaaaaaaaaaacaaaatcaaaatcaataaaccaaaaaaataattttaatttaaaaatatctgagcttattcttctttttctctcaaaatcaaAGTTGCCCCAAAAATGTTAAACAAACCCTAACCTAAACACAAGCTTAGAACCAACCCTTCCTCTCCTTGTTCACCTTTCCAGCTCCTTCATGCTTCTCTAACCATGTCTCCGCTGCGTGCTCCCCTGCCTCGCGCTATCCCTCGCCTTCGTCGTCCTGCCTTGCGTTGTGTCGTCGCCGCCCTGCCTTGCGCCATTGTGCTATTGCCGTCCTGCCTCGCGTTTTCTGTGGGTGTTGCCGTGTTGCAAGTTGCTAGTGTCGCTGTTGCGGCTGTTGTCTTCTCCGCGTGGAGCCGCCGGTTCAGTTAAGCCGCAAATTTCCTCTATCCCCTTCTGATAGTCCCATCCTACCTTTGTTCAATACTCCAATTCAATGTTCAAACTTCAGTATATATGCTATATTCCTCTATTTTGTTCTGAGTATGATTATGGATTTATAATTCTACTTGTTATTggattgatttttaattttttttgctgaaTTGAACTCaggttaaaattttaattctttagtTGAATTTTTCTCTATTCTATTTTGTTCCGAACTACCTAAAatgaattatttgatttttcatgttcaattttgttttgaattttctgTTGTTCAATTTTTAAGATGCTTCTCGTGCCGTTGTGTTGTGCCGTTACCCTGTGTCGCGTCGTCTACTCtcttgagtatggcttgctgCTCATCATTAACATGTACATATTTCTGTCAATGTTAAATGTTGAAAATGTATATGTTATTTGAATTTAGATATTGTAGCTTGGGAGTTCCAATATATTGAAGGTCCTAGAGTAACGAACTTCTAAAATGTTGGCTATTTTTTAATCAATGGCTCTGAAACATAAGATTCATAGGGAATAACTCCATTGTAACACCTCGTTATCCTAAGCCTTATCTGGCACCGTAAATCGAAGGATAACAAAGTGTCACAACAGTTCTAAAActcatataatattatatatatagaaagaaatagtaatactagaagcccgatgaaggaatAAAAGCTCAAATCGCATAAATCGAAATTACAAAATGCGAAGCGTTCACACACGATAACTAAACGCATATGTATAAACAGAACGAGacataatatatgtaaaatctTGTAGATAGCTCTAGGATACATAaggtaataattaaaataaacaagatGAATATATATAAGTAAGATGTACCGAAAAGAGGACTAGTCATAGCCTGCAGAGTTTAGGCCGGTGAATCAAACTGAAATACAAAAGAGTTTTGGAAatttaaaacagcttatacaacttatctctcaaTTCAAGCCTATAAGACCataaagtctaaaataaaaatgtgagaGAAAATACTAcaacaaataatcaaaatataaagaCAACAAAAGATACTCTGCTCTGTCACCATCCGCAAACTCATcaaggtgggttgcgacctgcatctgaaaagcaacaacaacatatggtatgagaataGGAGGttttcagtatggtaacagtgcccgatatataagatgtaaggttttgggaggccaaaggcaatcctagaacttcacatcgaaacagatattcaagcttaacaaaaataaataacttaaaccataaacagtAAACAGGGTTATCTAAAGTTAAGGGATTTCTAACTAATACCAATCACACCGCTGTATCCCAAGGCCCTCGCCAACCT from Arachis duranensis cultivar V14167 chromosome 4, aradu.V14167.gnm2.J7QH, whole genome shotgun sequence encodes:
- the LOC107483867 gene encoding receptor-like protein kinase HSL1 isoform X1; the protein is MPNGNLTDMSKSNKKSLLDWPTRYKIAIDAAEGLSYMHHGIVPSIVHRDVKSSNILLDSEFGAKVADFGVAKIVNGTSQGAESMSVIAGSYGYIAPEYAYTLRLNEKSDIYSFGVVILELVTERPPNHADYGKNDLVKWVSSLLEQKGMDHVIDPALDSTYREEISKVLSVRFLCTNVLPINRSAMWWVVKMLREAATVPRSRSVREVTHSPYFSYRERSIVRELVNILHSSIGWNPPMNVPTPYSL
- the LOC107483867 gene encoding receptor-like protein kinase HSL1 isoform X2; the encoded protein is MPNGNLTDMSKSNKKSLLDWPTRYKIAIDAAEGLSYMHHGIVPSIVHRDVKSSNILLDSEFGAKVADFGVAKIVNGTSQGAESMSVIAGSYGYIAPDYGKNDLVKWVSSLLEQKGMDHVIDPALDSTYREEISKVLSVRFLCTNVLPINRSAMWWVVKMLREAATVPRSRSVREVTHSPYFSYRERSIVRELVNILHSSIGWNPPMNVPTPYSL